The genomic DNA AAAGCCACAGCCAGTGAGAGGACACAGACGCCGATGACTATGCTCGTGAGGACCAGCGCCTGTGGGAGCGGGCCGACCATCGGGCTCTTCAGCGTCTCGTAGCCGGTGTAAATCGGCGCGGTCGGGATCTGGTTCAGCTCTATGCGGTAGCCGAGGCTGATGAGGAGAAGGTGTATTCCTGAGTCTATGATATCAAGCGCTAAAATCAGCTTTATCAGGTTCCTCTTTGCTAGGAAGGCGTAGATTCCGAGGACTGTGAGAAGGAACGCTGTAATGAACTGGAACTGAATCATGACTTCCACCTCCTGTACATCGCTATCGCGGTGAGGGCGCTAACTAGCCCCGTAAAGACCTTTAGACCGACTGCCAGGTTCATTATCGGCAGGAATCCTGCCGAGAGGAGCGTTCCTGGTTCTCCGTTGAAAACTGGCCCATTGTGCCAGAGCGTGTTGTAGAAGAACGCAACGCCCATGCCGAGCATCGCCGCGCCGAGGAATACGAGGCCGCCCACTCCCTCCAAGACCGAGTAGAGGCTCTTGTTGTAGTGCTCCTTCATCCCGTCGAGGCCAAAGGCGACAAGGAACAATATACCCGCTCCCGCTATCGTCGCTCCTCCCTGGAAGCCACCCCCGGGTGTAAGGTGACCGTGCACCACTATGTAGGCACCGAAGATTCCTATGAGCGGGATTATAGCCCTGGCAGTGGTCTTCACTATGAGCCCCATATCCTCTCTCATGCCTGGTCCCTCCTCCAGGGCCTTAGAAGGGCTATCGCGCCGGCTATGGCCGTGAAGAGAACCGTCGCCTCTCCAATCGTATCGTAGCCCCTGTAATCAAACACGATGTCTGTGACTATGTTCGTACCTCCCACTTCTTTGAGGCCGTGGGTGATGTAGTAGTTGTCCGTGTATCTCAACGAGAGCCACTCCTTTCCACCTGGACCGAAAGTTAATCCGTAGTTGGGGTTCGCTATGTAGAGGAGCGCTCCAAGGATGAACAGCAGTGAGAGGTATGCTATCGTTCTCTTCACGGTTCCACCTCCCATCTCTCGGTCTTCGCTATGCCGTAAACCACAACGGCTGTGACAACCCCAGCTCCAACGGCTGCCTCGGCTATGGCAACGTCAGGTGCGTGGAGCATGTAGAACTCAAGGCTCAGGAGCAGGCTCATCGCGGCCGACATTAGGGCGGCGGCCAGCAAATCTCTAAAGCGAATCGTGAGGTAGGCCGTGATGAGGACGCCGATTAGGATAATCGCCTGAATCGTCATGTCAATCGTTAGGGCGTTCATTCCTCCTCACCCCCGAGCTTCTCCTCGTAGGCATCGATGACCGCTCTGGCTGGCTTGTAGCCGCTCAGGTGTGCGGCCTTGGCTATTGCATGTGCCCCGACGGGGTTCGTTAAGAGGAGAGCCACCAGCGCGATGAGGCTGTGGAGGGCCATCCCGAGATACTTCGGGTCGCCTGTGACGTGAAGCCTGTAAAGGGCGTGGGTAACCACAGCTAAAACAGCGAATATCGTTCCGAAGGTGGTGCACTTTGTCGCCCCGTGGAGCCTCGTGTAGACGTCGGGGAAGCGGTGTAACGCGATACTCCCGAGGAGGTTGAAGGTTATGTTTATCGCGAGGAAGGCATAAATCAGGTACTCGATCATTCCAATCCCCCCTGGAGGTATCTGGCTACGACGAGTGTTCCGATGTAGCTTAGCAGAGCGTAAACGATGGCTATGTCGATGTAAATCGTCCTGTCGTAGGCCGCGCCGAGGAGAACCATGCCTGCCACAACCAGTGTGTTGAGCGTATCAACTCCAACGACTCTATCGGGGACGCTCGGTCCGAGCAGAATCCTGAGTATGGCCAAGAACGCGCCTATCGCTATAATCAGTGCCGAGTAGAAGAAGGCCGGTTCAATCATCTTCCCAGCCTCCTCGCCCACTTTTCGAAGGGACCCGATACCGGCTCCGAGTTTTCCGGCCTCTCCAAGCCGGGGGGAATGTCAATCCAGTGGACGTAGAGGGCCTTCTCCCCCGGGCAGGCATCGATAGTGAGCGTTCCAGGGGTTAGCGTTATCGAGTTGCTCAAGATGGTATACTGGGCGTCGTTCTCAAGCTCGACCGGAACCCTGACAATGCCCGGCCTTATCTTTCCGGTTATGACGAGGTAAGCAACGTGGAAGTTGGCCTTGACCATCCCCCAGAAGAGGACCGGAACGTATGCAATCCACTCGAGCCATCTAACTGGGTTCAGGAAGCGGGTCGATTTGTCCCCTACGATGTCCTTAGTCGCATACCCGACTATTCCGGCGAATATTAAGCCTGCTATCAGCTCCTGCGTGCTCCAGAGCAGTCCGTTCGTTCCGGCCGTCAGGATGAGCCAGATTAAATAGGCGAACACGAAAGCCGAAATGAAGGGCAAGCTACCACCTCCGGGTTAACATTTTTGTTTTCCTACGGTTGTGATTTCTCGTCTCTGCTTAAAACGCTTTTTTAAAGTCCTGATTGCCAAAAAAAGGTAGGAAACCGCTCGTTGTAAACCAAAGGTTTAAATTTGAGGTCTGGAGATATCAAGTTTGTTTTCCAAATTTTCTACGTCTTTCCTCCGGTTGACGTTGAAAAAGCTAACGTGCCACTCTTTGGGGACATCCTCCAAAGGAAAATAGCAAACCTTCGCTATTTCAAGGGCCTTCTTTATCTGGTATTCCCCCTCATCGAGCCGTTTCTTTATTGCCCGCATGAATCCCTTTGAATATGCTGCATGGAGGGGCTCAATGTAGCCGTTTGGCCACCTCGGAACACATGCGTCTACCTCCTTTTTCCGGAACTCTCCGATTATGGTCTCAACGATCTCCGGGACTATGGAGGGCATGTCACCGGCAACCACAAAGGCGTCGCCAAGTTTTAGGGCGGTATAAATCCCGCCGAGCGGGCCAACGAGGAGCTCGTCCACAATAATTCTTCTTCCAAAACGTTCGAGACTCCCCGCGTTCTCCGGGGAGGCTATCAAAACCACTTCCTCTATAGAGGGACAGCTTTCAAGCCTCTCGATGGTGTGAAGAACCAGCGGTTTCCCGTCTATCCTGTGGAGGAGCTTGTTACCACCGAACCTCCGGGACCTCCCGCCAGCCAAAACAGCCCCGATCATGATGACTCCTCCGGAAAAAGAATAAAAAAAGTTCACGGAAGCTTCAGCTTTGAGGCGTACTCAACTGCCGTCTGGACGTAAAGCTTCCAGTTTACAGTCTGCGAGGCCGCTGGAGTTATGTAGTGGTCAATGACATAAGGTGCAACCAGGCCGAGCGCGATGCACACCACTGCAAGGACCAGAAGCACAGCCGACATGCTCGCCTTCTCCCTGGCCTCAACTTCCCTCCTCGGCCTTCCAAGCCACACCTCGTAGAACACCCTGACGTAGGCAACCAGTGCTGTAACTGAGCTGAGCACGAGGACTAAGGCCAGACCAAAGCTCCTCTCCATCAGCGCGTTGAAGAGCAGAAGCTTGCTGAAGAACACGTTGAACGGCGGAACACCAACGAGGCTCAGAGTGGCTATTCCGAGGGCGAAAGTGGTGACTGGCATCTTCCTGCCCAGACCGGCTAAATCCTCGATTGTTCTTGAACCGACCTCGTGGATGAAGGCTCCGGCAGCGAGGAAGAGGAGAGCCTTCGCTATTGCGTGATTAACCATGTGGAAGAGGGCCGCCTCAAGGCCCAGCTTTGTACCAAGGCCAATTGCCATGAAGAGGTAGCCCATGTGCATTACCGTCGAGTAGGCTATGAGTCTTTTCACGTCCCTCTGGACGAGCATCATTATTGCACCGAACATTGCCGAAACCGCGCCAAGCGCTATGGCTATGGTGCTAAGCAGAGAGACCACCTGGGCCAAATTGCCGGAAACTCCTCCGTAGACTGTGTACAGGAACCTTAGCAGGGAGTATGCTCCAACGTTGACGACCAGTCCGGAGAGAACTGCCGAGATGGGACTCGGTGCTGCCGGGTGTGCCTCTGGGAGCCAGAAGTGGTTGGGGAAGATAGCAGCCTTAATGAGGAACGCCCACGTTGCCAAAGCCAGCGCGACGCCGGAGGCGATGACCACATCACCCCAGGCGCTGCCAACGACCGGGAAGCTCATGCCGTGGATTAAAGCGCTCAGGTTGGCCATGTTAACCGTTCCAAAGGCATAGTAGAACGCCCCAAGGGCCAGGAAGTACATCGTCGTGCCGATGGCGCCTATGAAAGCGTACTTCAGCCCGGCACAGATTGAGTCGCCCCTGTCACGGTAGAACATCACAAGAGCATAAGCCGCGATGCTGGTAACTTCTATCATGACGAAGAGGTTGAATGCGTCTCCAGTTAGGAGGACTCCTAACAGGCCGGCCTCAAGGCCGAGGTAGAGCGTGTAGTACCATTCTAAGCCAGAGTCGTGCTCAAGGTAGCGGTAACTGTAAATTGCTATCACGAACATCAGAAAGGCAGTAACGAGCGCCATTAAGGAGCTCAGCTTATCAACCTCATAGATTATGCCCACTGGAGCGGCCCAGCCACCGAAGGTGTAGATCAACGGCTTATTCGAGGAGTAGGCAAGCTGGAAGAGTTTGAACGCGCTCAGCAGGGTTAAGCCCGTGCCGAGCAACGCGTAACCCTGGATGAGCTTTCTGTTCCCCCTAACTATTATCGACGTTAGGGGCAGAGCGAAGGCGAAG from Thermococcus sp. includes the following:
- a CDS encoding NADH-quinone oxidoreductase subunit K, yielding MIQFQFITAFLLTVLGIYAFLAKRNLIKLILALDIIDSGIHLLLISLGYRIELNQIPTAPIYTGYETLKSPMVGPLPQALVLTSIVIGVCVLSLAVALTINAYRHYGTLDVRALRRLRG
- a CDS encoding Na(+)/H(+) antiporter subunit B translates to MREDMGLIVKTTARAIIPLIGIFGAYIVVHGHLTPGGGFQGGATIAGAGILFLVAFGLDGMKEHYNKSLYSVLEGVGGLVFLGAAMLGMGVAFFYNTLWHNGPVFNGEPGTLLSAGFLPIMNLAVGLKVFTGLVSALTAIAMYRRWKS
- the mbhE gene encoding hydrogen gas-evolving membrane-bound hydrogenase subunit E; amino-acid sequence: MKRTIAYLSLLFILGALLYIANPNYGLTFGPGGKEWLSLRYTDNYYITHGLKEVGGTNIVTDIVFDYRGYDTIGEATVLFTAIAGAIALLRPWRRDQA
- a CDS encoding hydrogenase subunit MbhD domain-containing protein is translated as MNALTIDMTIQAIILIGVLITAYLTIRFRDLLAAALMSAAMSLLLSLEFYMLHAPDVAIAEAAVGAGVVTAVVVYGIAKTERWEVEP
- the mnhG gene encoding monovalent cation/H(+) antiporter subunit G; this translates as MIEYLIYAFLAINITFNLLGSIALHRFPDVYTRLHGATKCTTFGTIFAVLAVVTHALYRLHVTGDPKYLGMALHSLIALVALLLTNPVGAHAIAKAAHLSGYKPARAVIDAYEEKLGGEEE
- a CDS encoding cation:proton antiporter → MIEPAFFYSALIIAIGAFLAILRILLGPSVPDRVVGVDTLNTLVVAGMVLLGAAYDRTIYIDIAIVYALLSYIGTLVVARYLQGGLE
- a CDS encoding monovalent cation/H+ antiporter subunit E — protein: MPFISAFVFAYLIWLILTAGTNGLLWSTQELIAGLIFAGIVGYATKDIVGDKSTRFLNPVRWLEWIAYVPVLFWGMVKANFHVAYLVITGKIRPGIVRVPVELENDAQYTILSNSITLTPGTLTIDACPGEKALYVHWIDIPPGLERPENSEPVSGPFEKWARRLGR
- the mobA gene encoding molybdenum cofactor guanylyltransferase MobA, with the translated sequence MIGAVLAGGRSRRFGGNKLLHRIDGKPLVLHTIERLESCPSIEEVVLIASPENAGSLERFGRRIIVDELLVGPLGGIYTALKLGDAFVVAGDMPSIVPEIVETIIGEFRKKEVDACVPRWPNGYIEPLHAAYSKGFMRAIKKRLDEGEYQIKKALEIAKVCYFPLEDVPKEWHVSFFNVNRRKDVENLENKLDISRPQI
- a CDS encoding proton-conducting transporter membrane subunit, producing MNVVGLTPIIPILFAFALPLTSIIVRGNRKLIQGYALLGTGLTLLSAFKLFQLAYSSNKPLIYTFGGWAAPVGIIYEVDKLSSLMALVTAFLMFVIAIYSYRYLEHDSGLEWYYTLYLGLEAGLLGVLLTGDAFNLFVMIEVTSIAAYALVMFYRDRGDSICAGLKYAFIGAIGTTMYFLALGAFYYAFGTVNMANLSALIHGMSFPVVGSAWGDVVIASGVALALATWAFLIKAAIFPNHFWLPEAHPAAPSPISAVLSGLVVNVGAYSLLRFLYTVYGGVSGNLAQVVSLLSTIAIALGAVSAMFGAIMMLVQRDVKRLIAYSTVMHMGYLFMAIGLGTKLGLEAALFHMVNHAIAKALLFLAAGAFIHEVGSRTIEDLAGLGRKMPVTTFALGIATLSLVGVPPFNVFFSKLLLFNALMERSFGLALVLVLSSVTALVAYVRVFYEVWLGRPRREVEAREKASMSAVLLVLAVVCIALGLVAPYVIDHYITPAASQTVNWKLYVQTAVEYASKLKLP